The following are encoded together in the Streptomyces flavofungini genome:
- a CDS encoding magnesium and cobalt transport protein CorA has product MSMIRDLRDAVRPSQRKDSTSYSSYDTTRDPSAVSAVVDCAVYRDGRRVACDDTLTPHEAMLQVRRDGGFAWIGLHEPTEAEFAGIAAEFGLHPLAVEDAVHAHQRPKLERYDDTLFTVFKTIHYVEHAELTATSEVVETGEVMCFTGRDFFITVRHGGHGSLRALRRRLQDEPELLAKGPSSVLHTIADHVVDGYLAVADAMQVDIDDVENEVFAATGKGVSRGVDAGRIYQLKREVLEFKRAVSPLLRPMQLLSERPMRLVDPDIQKYFRDVADHLARVQEQVLGFDELLNSILQANLAQAAVAQNEDMRKITSWAAIIAVPTAVCGVYGMNFDHMPELHWRFGYPMVLGLIATVCYTIHRTLKRNGWL; this is encoded by the coding sequence ATGTCGATGATCCGTGACCTGCGTGACGCCGTGCGCCCGTCCCAGCGCAAGGACAGCACCTCCTACAGCTCGTACGACACCACCCGCGACCCCAGCGCCGTCTCCGCCGTCGTCGACTGCGCCGTCTACCGCGACGGCCGCCGCGTCGCCTGCGACGACACCCTCACGCCGCACGAGGCGATGCTCCAGGTGCGCCGCGACGGCGGCTTCGCCTGGATCGGCCTGCACGAGCCGACGGAGGCCGAGTTCGCCGGGATCGCCGCCGAGTTCGGGCTGCACCCGCTGGCCGTGGAGGACGCCGTCCACGCCCACCAGCGGCCCAAGCTGGAGCGCTACGACGACACGCTCTTCACGGTCTTCAAGACCATCCACTACGTGGAGCACGCCGAACTCACCGCCACCAGCGAGGTCGTCGAGACCGGCGAGGTCATGTGCTTCACCGGCCGGGACTTCTTCATCACCGTCCGCCACGGCGGCCACGGCTCGCTGCGCGCCCTGCGCCGCCGCCTCCAGGACGAGCCCGAACTGCTCGCCAAGGGCCCCTCGTCGGTCCTGCACACCATCGCCGACCACGTCGTCGACGGCTATCTCGCGGTCGCCGACGCCATGCAGGTCGACATCGACGACGTCGAGAACGAGGTGTTCGCGGCCACCGGCAAGGGCGTCTCGCGCGGTGTCGACGCCGGGCGGATCTACCAGCTCAAGCGCGAGGTCCTGGAGTTCAAGCGCGCGGTGTCGCCGCTGCTGCGCCCCATGCAGCTCCTCAGCGAGCGGCCCATGCGGCTCGTCGACCCCGACATCCAGAAGTACTTCCGCGACGTCGCCGACCACCTCGCGCGCGTCCAGGAGCAGGTCCTCGGCTTCGACGAGCTCCTCAACTCCATCCTTCAGGCCAACCTCGCCCAGGCCGCCGTCGCGCAGAACGAGGACATGCGCAAGATCACGTCCTGGGCGGCCATCATCGCCGTACCGACGGCCGTGTGCGGCGTCTACGGCATGAACTTCGACCACATGCCGGAGCTGCACTGGCGGTTCGGCTACCCGATGGTCCTCGGCCTGATCGCCACCGTCTGCTACACGATCCACCGCACCCTCAAGCGCAACGGCTGGCTGTGA